A section of the Bacillaceae bacterium S4-13-56 genome encodes:
- a CDS encoding beta-galactosidase, translated as MIEIKDKQIIINGKPELIMCGEIHYYRLDKSEWQDRIDKLKATGCNAVATYVPWLCHEEFEGNIDLVGKTRPELDLIGFIDLCAENDLYFFLRPGPFIMAEMKNEGIPHWVINKHPEIVPIRWDGEGTLAKTLDYTAPNFLKETKKWYRAVMEITAPRLITNGGNIIAIQLDNEIGMLSWVSNSPDLTDQVLADFATWLMEKYDQKTLDSRYPFNLEDVVTRNQGIRSPKEDYVTALHFDLGYFMRHRFAKYVAILRGYAEEFGVKDIPFVVNIHGTGRGRGFTFPIGISQLYESYTQAPGYISGSDIYFGDLNMETFQDLYIINGFMDAVHNPDQPLTSVEFNCGDGNFGNNFSGRLDPSAADFKARMCVAQGNRLLNYYLMTGGRNYRLSEKHNDGNDRIASTGERHGFAAPISPEGELNYTYPRMARSIKTMMAVSDKLARMQEERDGVAYAFIPDYFMTESRYPSSEKMREIYQNIEANRTTAAWENMGRAMLLAGYRYGSVDIQNKPINASETPVLAIASARYMHKHIQEKIIQYLQDGGSILLYGEVPTHDLEGNSCTLLMDALNIKHANIYYDRLHYNLSVYADGWAADRAELRVYKAQVFDVGEQVEPLFRVYGTDEVCGFATSVGKGNAIVIATPYTCDIDFYKTALEKLGATADLTNDSKFHGVFMTSTATKEGERFLHILNLDGFDKEFHIYEKGKKLFDGRKLQVQSKDGLMLPMNLVIQNHKIIYSTAEIINIEKQQLQFRLTQAEDVIAIETDREIAPSSNYEVKKEGSVTYILSKKHAKIDDQLVVRFS; from the coding sequence GTGATTGAGATTAAGGATAAACAGATTATCATAAATGGTAAGCCGGAACTCATTATGTGTGGAGAAATTCATTACTACCGCCTTGATAAATCAGAGTGGCAGGATCGCATTGATAAGTTAAAAGCCACTGGATGTAATGCAGTAGCAACATATGTACCATGGCTTTGTCATGAAGAATTTGAAGGAAATATTGATTTAGTGGGTAAAACACGACCAGAGTTAGATTTAATTGGGTTTATCGATCTATGTGCGGAAAACGACCTATACTTTTTCTTGCGCCCGGGACCATTTATCATGGCAGAAATGAAAAATGAAGGTATTCCGCACTGGGTCATTAACAAGCATCCAGAGATTGTGCCTATTCGTTGGGATGGAGAAGGTACATTAGCAAAAACACTAGATTATACTGCTCCGAATTTCTTAAAAGAAACCAAAAAATGGTATAGAGCGGTTATGGAGATTACTGCTCCAAGGCTCATTACCAATGGTGGAAATATTATTGCGATTCAGCTTGATAATGAAATTGGTATGCTCTCTTGGGTAAGTAACAGTCCAGATCTTACGGATCAAGTTTTAGCTGACTTTGCTACCTGGTTAATGGAAAAATATGATCAAAAAACACTTGATTCAAGGTACCCCTTTAATTTAGAAGATGTCGTTACTCGTAACCAAGGGATTAGATCTCCAAAAGAAGACTATGTGACAGCACTTCATTTTGACCTTGGATATTTTATGCGCCACCGCTTTGCCAAATATGTTGCGATATTAAGAGGATATGCGGAGGAATTCGGTGTAAAAGATATCCCATTTGTAGTAAACATACATGGAACTGGCAGAGGACGTGGGTTTACATTCCCAATTGGAATTAGCCAACTTTATGAATCGTACACTCAAGCACCAGGCTATATATCGGGATCTGACATTTATTTTGGCGACCTAAATATGGAAACCTTTCAAGATCTTTATATTATTAATGGATTCATGGATGCAGTCCACAATCCAGATCAACCACTAACATCTGTGGAGTTTAACTGTGGAGACGGTAATTTTGGTAACAATTTTAGTGGTCGGTTAGATCCATCAGCGGCTGATTTTAAAGCGCGCATGTGCGTAGCTCAAGGAAATCGATTACTCAACTATTATTTAATGACAGGTGGTAGAAACTATCGCCTAAGTGAGAAACATAACGATGGTAACGATCGAATTGCTTCCACAGGTGAACGTCATGGCTTTGCAGCACCGATAAGTCCAGAAGGCGAGTTGAACTACACCTATCCACGGATGGCACGTTCGATAAAGACGATGATGGCGGTATCGGATAAGCTCGCTAGAATGCAGGAAGAACGAGATGGCGTGGCTTATGCTTTTATACCAGACTATTTTATGACTGAGTCCCGCTACCCTAGTAGTGAAAAAATGAGAGAGATTTATCAAAATATTGAGGCAAACAGGACTACTGCAGCTTGGGAAAACATGGGTCGTGCCATGCTTCTTGCTGGGTATCGATATGGTTCGGTAGATATTCAAAATAAGCCGATCAACGCTTCCGAAACACCAGTATTAGCAATTGCATCTGCTCGCTATATGCATAAACATATTCAAGAAAAGATCATCCAATATTTGCAAGATGGTGGGAGCATTCTTCTTTATGGAGAAGTACCAACACATGACTTGGAAGGGAATTCTTGTACTTTACTAATGGACGCTCTCAACATAAAACATGCAAATATCTATTATGACAGGCTTCATTACAATTTGTCCGTTTACGCAGATGGATGGGCCGCGGACCGAGCTGAGCTACGTGTATACAAAGCACAAGTATTTGATGTGGGCGAACAGGTAGAACCTCTTTTTCGTGTTTATGGCACGGATGAAGTCTGCGGCTTTGCTACATCAGTTGGTAAAGGGAACGCAATTGTGATCGCTACGCCATATACCTGTGATATCGATTTCTACAAAACAGCACTTGAAAAACTTGGAGCAACGGCAGATTTGACTAACGACAGTAAATTTCATGGTGTGTTTATGACATCGACTGCTACTAAGGAGGGTGAGAGATTCTTACACATCTTAAACTTAGATGGCTTTGATAAGGAATTTCACATATATGAGAAGGGCAAGAAACTATTTGATGGTCGTAAACTGCAAGTGCAAAGTAAAGACGGACTCATGCTACCAATGAATTTAGTAATACAGAATCACAAGATTATTTATAGTACCGCAGAGATCATTAACATTGAGAAACAACAACTACAATTCCGACTTACTCAGGCAGAAGATGTGATTGCCATCGAGACGGATCGTGAAATTGCTCCGAGTTCGAATTATGAAGTTAAAAAGGAAGGATCAGTAACCTATATCCTATCAAAAAAGCATGCGAAAATCGATGATCAATTAGTAGTCAGATTTTCATAA